In Deltaproteobacteria bacterium, a single window of DNA contains:
- a CDS encoding DUF4388 domain-containing protein: MTLATAAKRILIADPSDKSRQGLALFLREKGLEVVEAADGSKALAETLLRRPDVILLDLAVPILAPDRLVQILRSNPNTKNLPVFFLSDREQSVSGFRPGVDEFLRKPYHEEEILLRIQRTLFQDPLSEALTGDSEISGNLSQIFIPDLWQMLSLNRKSGILQVEGERLAGSIYIERGEIVSAATQNIIGEKALFRMIPLREGKFRFLPGKVGVRRSIYTPSQHAILEGLRHEDELQKIRHTLPQPTDAVAVVKDAKEIAAAGGAVREVLLLSEFCSRVEDIVNNCNFPDLAVYEAILSLKSRGVLQVGVFDALPSKSEFLPTEDLARLRARLEERGSAAGGGIGRVVFFLPDPGLLESLVMALGKYRDFEIDNVFFSLRRKEGFPLGIFGKLKVGEKCPVLLYAFPYRRSVSPLWYTLAPAPLGIVVFLKDEMTGSLESLMSVSDFIRGTSSKVALAVMGKAFSDFGLGENTLRLFRNRVERLGCSLKVREMEQVTAGEIRDSLASVIRQFLEGEPA, from the coding sequence ATGACGCTGGCGACCGCCGCCAAGCGGATCCTGATCGCGGACCCTTCCGACAAGTCCCGCCAGGGGCTGGCGCTGTTCCTGCGGGAAAAGGGACTGGAGGTCGTCGAGGCGGCCGACGGCAGCAAGGCGCTGGCGGAAACCCTCCTGCGCAGGCCGGACGTGATCCTGCTGGACCTCGCGGTCCCGATCCTCGCCCCGGACCGCCTCGTGCAGATCCTCCGGAGCAATCCGAACACGAAGAACCTGCCGGTGTTCTTCCTGAGCGACCGCGAGCAGAGCGTTTCGGGGTTCCGCCCCGGAGTGGACGAATTCCTGCGGAAGCCGTACCACGAGGAGGAGATCCTCCTGCGGATCCAGCGCACCCTCTTCCAGGACCCCCTCTCCGAAGCGCTGACCGGGGACTCCGAGATCAGCGGGAACTTGAGCCAGATCTTCATCCCCGACCTGTGGCAGATGCTCTCCTTGAACCGGAAGAGCGGCATCCTGCAGGTGGAGGGAGAACGCCTGGCGGGATCGATCTACATCGAACGGGGGGAAATCGTCTCCGCCGCCACCCAGAACATCATCGGCGAGAAGGCGCTCTTCCGGATGATCCCGCTCCGGGAGGGGAAGTTCCGCTTTCTTCCGGGGAAGGTCGGCGTCCGCCGCTCCATCTACACGCCGAGCCAGCACGCGATCCTCGAGGGGCTCCGCCACGAGGACGAACTGCAGAAGATCCGGCACACGCTTCCGCAGCCGACCGACGCCGTCGCGGTGGTAAAGGACGCGAAGGAGATCGCCGCCGCGGGAGGAGCGGTCCGCGAGGTGCTCCTGCTGTCCGAATTCTGCTCGCGGGTGGAGGACATCGTCAACAATTGCAACTTCCCCGATCTCGCGGTCTACGAGGCGATCCTGTCGCTCAAGAGCCGCGGGGTCCTCCAGGTGGGGGTCTTCGACGCGCTCCCCTCGAAGAGCGAGTTTCTCCCGACGGAGGACCTGGCGCGTCTCCGCGCGAGGCTCGAAGAACGCGGATCGGCCGCGGGAGGAGGGATCGGGAGGGTCGTCTTCTTCCTGCCCGACCCGGGACTGCTCGAATCGCTGGTGATGGCGCTCGGGAAATACCGGGATTTCGAGATCGACAACGTCTTCTTCTCCCTTCGCCGGAAGGAAGGGTTCCCGCTCGGGATCTTCGGGAAACTGAAGGTCGGGGAGAAGTGCCCGGTCCTCCTGTACGCCTTCCCGTACCGGCGCTCCGTATCCCCCCTCTGGTACACGCTGGCCCCCGCGCCGCTCGGGATCGTGGTGTTCCTCAAGGACGAGATGACCGGCTCCCTCGAGAGCCTGATGTCGGTGTCCGACTTCATTCGGGGGACCTCCTCCAAGGTAGCGCTCGCCGTCATGGGGAAGGCGTTTTCCGATTTCGGCCTGGGGGAGAACACGCTGCGCCTGTTCCGGAACCGCGTCGAGCGGCTCGGCTGTTCGCTGAAGGTCCGCGAGATGGAGCAGGTGACCGCCGGAGAGATTCGCGATTCGCTCGCCTCGGTCATCCGGCAATTCCTCGAAGGAGAACCCGCTTGA
- a CDS encoding glycoside hydrolase, translating into MKLRLCFLWHMHQPYYKDPETGTYTLPWVRLHAVKDYVSLPRIFREFRGVRHTFNLVPSLLIQVRDYVENGAEDIFLAVSRKNALDLSRDEEEFILRNFFSAFAPTMILPQPRYAELFRGHENAIRSLRGNGRSGTFGASEYTDLVTLFNLAWYHPLHLEEDPELSRLWRKGGRYTEREKQYVLDRQIDVMGAMFDEYRKLEKEDGGELSSSPMYHPILPLLIDNRSAQDAWPGASLPSMPFSFPRDARRQLERGRDVFRDLFGANPKGLWPSEGSISPATLDLASEAGFRWIATDEALLSKALGKPIHRNSDGIPMEPRWLYRPYSVKTPSGDIRILFRDHRLSDLIGFEYSRWNADDAANNFVHNIKCIYDSLSSNNSTYYGDDPIVPVILDGENAWEYFPDSGVYFLRTLMSKLEQLRPVVECVPVSEALEQTRTFEELPSVPTGSWIDGTFHIWIGHPEDHAAWDMLSRVRSLWESKAGNFEKSGEAVPEKLKEAEEYIFAAEGSDWCWWYGDDHFTPHGPEFDRLFRHNIKAAYNSMGINPPDMLDVPIIKAERIPSRKNAIPAPMSYIHPNIDGIVTSYFEWSSAFHYIPNPEFGTMHRAARLILSSFFYGFSKTELFFRFDIDPVATENTTEVTLELLFPEKNRKMRIDLNLPEGTSSCTFSGFGGSHHADPGPSVLEAEHEFGVRMAYSKVVEIGFPFELIDCVKDERLEFFITIQPKGTLGERWPMYGTFSAELPGSDFSERMWGA; encoded by the coding sequence ATGAAGCTCAGACTCTGTTTTCTCTGGCACATGCACCAGCCGTACTACAAGGACCCGGAAACCGGGACCTACACCCTCCCATGGGTGCGCCTCCACGCGGTCAAGGATTACGTCTCCCTCCCGCGGATCTTCCGCGAGTTCCGGGGCGTGCGGCACACGTTCAACCTGGTCCCCTCCCTGCTGATCCAGGTCCGGGACTACGTCGAAAACGGAGCGGAAGACATCTTCCTCGCCGTTTCCCGGAAAAACGCCCTGGACCTTTCGAGGGACGAGGAGGAATTCATCCTCCGGAACTTCTTTTCCGCGTTCGCGCCGACGATGATCCTCCCCCAGCCCCGGTACGCGGAGCTGTTCCGTGGACATGAAAACGCGATCCGCTCCCTCCGGGGAAACGGCCGCTCGGGGACCTTCGGCGCTTCGGAGTACACCGACCTCGTCACCCTGTTCAACCTGGCCTGGTACCACCCGCTCCATCTCGAGGAGGACCCAGAGCTATCCCGGCTCTGGCGAAAGGGCGGTCGGTACACGGAGAGAGAGAAGCAGTACGTCCTCGACCGCCAGATCGACGTGATGGGCGCCATGTTCGACGAGTACCGGAAACTCGAGAAGGAGGACGGCGGGGAGCTTTCGTCGTCCCCGATGTACCATCCCATCCTCCCCCTGCTGATCGACAACCGGTCCGCGCAGGACGCGTGGCCGGGCGCGTCGCTCCCCTCGATGCCGTTCTCCTTCCCGCGAGACGCCCGAAGGCAGCTGGAGCGGGGGAGGGACGTCTTCCGCGACCTGTTCGGGGCGAATCCGAAAGGTTTATGGCCGTCGGAAGGGTCCATCAGCCCCGCGACCCTCGATCTCGCCTCCGAGGCGGGTTTTCGCTGGATCGCAACGGACGAGGCGCTCCTTTCCAAGGCGCTCGGCAAACCGATCCATCGGAATTCCGACGGTATTCCCATGGAGCCCCGATGGCTGTACCGGCCGTACTCCGTGAAAACCCCTTCGGGCGATATCCGGATCCTCTTCCGCGACCATCGTCTTTCGGACCTCATCGGCTTCGAGTATTCCCGGTGGAACGCGGACGATGCCGCAAATAATTTTGTACATAATATCAAGTGCATATACGATTCATTATCAAGTAACAATTCAACATATTACGGAGACGATCCGATCGTCCCCGTGATCCTGGACGGCGAAAACGCCTGGGAATATTTTCCGGATTCCGGAGTCTACTTCCTGAGGACGCTCATGTCGAAACTCGAGCAGCTCCGTCCCGTGGTCGAATGCGTGCCCGTTTCCGAGGCGCTTGAACAGACCCGGACGTTCGAGGAGCTGCCGTCGGTTCCTACCGGCTCCTGGATCGACGGGACATTCCATATATGGATCGGGCACCCCGAGGACCACGCCGCCTGGGACATGTTGTCGCGGGTTCGATCCCTCTGGGAATCGAAGGCGGGGAACTTCGAAAAATCGGGAGAGGCGGTGCCGGAAAAACTGAAGGAGGCCGAGGAGTACATATTCGCGGCGGAAGGGTCCGACTGGTGCTGGTGGTACGGGGACGACCATTTCACTCCGCACGGTCCCGAATTCGACCGCCTGTTTCGCCACAACATTAAAGCCGCATATAATTCGATGGGCATTAATCCACCGGATATGCTGGATGTTCCGATCATCAAAGCCGAAAGGATTCCGTCCAGGAAAAACGCCATACCGGCGCCAATGTCCTACATCCATCCGAACATCGACGGGATCGTAACTTCCTATTTCGAATGGAGTTCTGCCTTCCATTACATCCCGAACCCCGAATTCGGCACGATGCACCGGGCCGCTCGCCTTATCCTTTCCTCGTTCTTCTACGGCTTCAGCAAGACCGAACTGTTCTTTCGGTTCGACATCGACCCGGTGGCGACGGAGAACACGACCGAGGTCACCCTGGAGCTTCTTTTCCCCGAAAAGAACCGGAAGATGCGAATCGACCTGAATCTTCCGGAGGGAACATCTTCGTGCACGTTTTCCGGTTTCGGCGGATCCCACCACGCGGACCCGGGTCCATCCGTCCTGGAGGCCGAACACGAATTCGGTGTGCGGATGGCGTATTCGAAAGTCGTGGAGATCGGGTTTCCGTTCGAGCTGATCGACTGCGTGAAGGACGAACGGCTGGAGTTCTTCATCACGATCCAGCCGAAGGGGACGCTTGGGGAGCGGTGGCCCATGTACGGGACGTTTTCCGCTGAACTGCCGGGATCGGACTTCTCGGAGCGGATGTGGGGGGCTTGA
- a CDS encoding histidinol phosphate phosphatase domain-containing protein, which translates to MIDLHMHSTFSDGELIPAEVVSRAVAAGYRSLAITDHADPSNLELILENMVRVCRELRGATRAAAYPGVEITHVPPRLVASMVARARKLGAKVVIVHGETIVEPVPKGTNLAAIEAKADILAHPGLLTEEEARLARKNGVCLEITARRGHCLTNGHVARIAVKTGARMVYNTDAHAPGDFTRWDAALRIIRGAGLPEPEALRMQDNAREILAR; encoded by the coding sequence TTGATCGACCTGCACATGCACTCCACGTTCAGCGACGGGGAGCTGATCCCCGCCGAGGTCGTTTCCCGCGCGGTGGCCGCCGGATACCGGTCGCTCGCGATCACGGACCACGCCGACCCGTCCAACCTCGAGCTCATCCTCGAAAACATGGTCCGCGTGTGTCGTGAGCTCCGCGGCGCGACGCGCGCCGCGGCGTACCCGGGCGTCGAGATCACGCACGTACCCCCCCGACTCGTGGCGTCCATGGTGGCCCGCGCGCGGAAGCTGGGCGCGAAGGTGGTGATCGTTCATGGAGAGACGATCGTCGAGCCGGTGCCGAAGGGGACCAACCTCGCCGCCATCGAGGCGAAAGCGGATATCCTCGCGCATCCCGGCCTGCTGACGGAAGAGGAGGCCCGGCTCGCCCGGAAGAACGGCGTGTGCCTCGAGATCACCGCCCGCCGGGGCCACTGTCTGACCAACGGCCACGTCGCAAGGATCGCGGTGAAAACGGGGGCCCGGATGGTATACAATACCGACGCGCACGCTCCCGGCGATTTCACCCGTTGGGATGCGGCGCTTCGGATCATCCGGGGGGCGGGGCTTCCCGAGCCGGAAGCTCTCCGGATGCAGGATAACGCACGAGAAATCCTCGCCCGGTAG
- a CDS encoding GGDEF domain-containing protein, translated as MERIRSQDRSGDFFLVAVLVANFTCGILLLLWLRADLTRDLIDDERTLVSSRVNSYLWGKIVLFASSVGADGRLMPVGRGFPSEVGPVTFVRELPPDESFERVRSGTGGLLPLFLGRPREEAGRGSVLPLAAHVAGLTGSDRYVLGSVSLADLSGYFTDLKAHGILCRLVDSGGNHLFGDKEAFAAPGGSWVLGTAPILAGGIGNGWSAQVFIMSAGPHLPILPQAILALFFLFNAATLVFLRKRFLRPPLDALDRISGALSEQGELLPRQAPPRQISDAVTSRFVRFRKEIEEERIALEEKFARQVNDLGQAHKDLVAHHKVTKKMLQSRRIDEVFDTLLDGIAEGYGFRGALLGKVSRDGFVVFAGEPDPLSGVPTRIPLWNPNSLLARTFWSGTSAFLPTPLETPHLPEEEAILGERGGASYVVPVTRNLKSRCADIRNCGDRSCINFFSENLKCWLRRIPPGSFIPDADPEQFRVPLEGCLQCEVFPSAALLVLRTVPNGKGITRETVVPVSTLASEATLALEVVSLYDNMKLMAITDGLTGLFNHREFYNALRRELERARRYKHNMSLLMIDVDDFKQFNDRFGHPAGDIALRKIADLIRGCARTTDIIARYGGEEFALILPESQPVGALMVAERIKTEISYHNFIPNASKPVHLTVSVGVFSSEDGGVSEDQMVSLADEAAYTAKQQGKNRVVVKAAT; from the coding sequence GTGGAGAGGATCCGTTCGCAGGACCGATCGGGGGATTTCTTCCTTGTGGCGGTCCTGGTCGCCAATTTCACGTGCGGGATCCTCCTTCTGCTCTGGTTGCGCGCGGATCTGACCCGCGACCTGATCGACGACGAGAGGACGCTCGTCTCCTCCAGGGTCAACTCGTACCTGTGGGGAAAGATCGTCCTGTTTGCGTCGTCCGTGGGCGCCGACGGGCGTTTGATGCCGGTGGGCCGCGGGTTCCCCTCGGAGGTGGGTCCCGTGACATTCGTTCGGGAACTGCCGCCGGACGAAAGCTTCGAACGGGTCCGCTCCGGAACCGGCGGTCTGCTTCCCTTGTTCCTTGGAAGGCCTCGGGAGGAAGCCGGGAGAGGATCCGTGCTCCCGCTGGCGGCCCACGTCGCCGGATTGACCGGATCGGATCGGTACGTGCTCGGATCCGTATCCCTCGCGGACCTTTCCGGGTATTTCACCGACCTCAAGGCACACGGAATCCTTTGCCGGCTGGTCGACTCGGGAGGAAATCACCTCTTCGGGGACAAGGAGGCCTTCGCCGCGCCGGGCGGATCGTGGGTCCTCGGGACCGCGCCGATCCTTGCCGGCGGGATCGGCAACGGGTGGTCCGCGCAGGTTTTCATCATGTCCGCCGGTCCGCACCTTCCCATCCTGCCGCAGGCGATCCTTGCGCTGTTCTTCCTGTTCAACGCCGCGACGCTGGTTTTTCTCCGGAAAAGGTTCCTGCGGCCCCCCCTCGACGCGCTGGACAGGATCTCCGGGGCATTGTCGGAGCAGGGGGAGCTTCTTCCCCGACAAGCGCCTCCGCGCCAGATATCCGACGCGGTGACAAGCCGGTTCGTCCGCTTCCGGAAGGAGATCGAGGAGGAGCGGATCGCCCTCGAGGAGAAGTTCGCGAGGCAGGTCAACGACCTTGGGCAGGCGCACAAGGACCTGGTCGCCCACCACAAGGTGACGAAGAAGATGCTCCAGTCCCGCCGGATCGACGAGGTGTTCGACACCCTCCTGGACGGCATCGCCGAGGGGTACGGATTCCGGGGGGCGCTCCTGGGGAAAGTTTCCAGGGACGGTTTCGTCGTTTTCGCCGGGGAGCCGGATCCGCTGTCCGGCGTTCCGACGCGGATCCCGTTGTGGAATCCGAACTCTCTCCTTGCGAGGACATTCTGGAGCGGGACAAGCGCCTTCCTGCCGACTCCGCTCGAAACGCCCCACCTCCCGGAAGAGGAGGCGATCCTGGGGGAGCGTGGCGGGGCTTCGTACGTCGTGCCGGTCACGAGGAACCTCAAGTCGCGGTGCGCCGACATCAGGAATTGCGGCGATCGGAGCTGCATCAATTTCTTTTCCGAGAACCTGAAGTGCTGGCTTCGTCGGATCCCCCCCGGATCGTTCATTCCCGACGCCGACCCGGAGCAGTTCCGGGTGCCGCTCGAGGGGTGCCTTCAGTGCGAGGTCTTCCCGTCGGCGGCGCTTCTTGTGCTCCGCACCGTCCCGAACGGGAAGGGGATCACTCGGGAAACCGTCGTCCCGGTCTCCACCCTTGCGTCCGAGGCGACGCTTGCCCTTGAGGTCGTATCCCTCTACGACAACATGAAGTTAATGGCTATAACCGATGGTTTAACAGGGCTTTTCAATCACAGAGAGTTCTACAATGCGCTCCGCCGGGAACTGGAACGGGCTCGTCGGTACAAGCACAACATGTCCCTTCTCATGATCGATGTGGACGACTTCAAGCAGTTCAACGATCGATTCGGCCACCCCGCAGGGGACATCGCGCTGAGGAAAATCGCCGACCTGATACGCGGATGCGCCCGCACCACGGACATCATCGCGAGATACGGAGGGGAGGAGTTCGCCCTCATCCTGCCGGAATCCCAGCCGGTCGGCGCCTTGATGGTAGCGGAGAGGATCAAGACGGAGATCTCATATCACAACTTCATCCCGAACGCGAGCAAACCGGTACATCTAACCGTAAGCGTTGGTGTATTTTCATCGGAAGACGGCGGGGTCTCGGAAGACCAGATGGTTTCCCTTGCGGACGAGGCGGCATACACCGCAAAGCAGCAGGGGAAGAACCGGGTCGTGGTGAAGGCGGCCACATAA
- a CDS encoding bifunctional nuclease family protein: protein MPKEMTVAGVTVDPVTKSPVVVLRDRQNQRVLPIWIGLLEANAIVLVLEGVDLPRPMTHDLLKSILENTGTKLRKVEITDIRDNTYFAALHLERGGGAFVLDSRPSDAIALALRCEVPIVVSEEVFSKALSMDEGEAAEGEKDKWTELLEKMDPEQFSKYKM from the coding sequence ATGCCGAAGGAGATGACGGTGGCCGGCGTGACGGTCGATCCCGTGACGAAATCGCCCGTCGTCGTATTGCGGGACCGGCAGAACCAGCGGGTCCTTCCGATCTGGATCGGGCTCCTGGAGGCGAATGCGATCGTCCTGGTCCTCGAGGGGGTTGACCTTCCGCGTCCGATGACGCACGACCTCCTCAAGTCGATCCTCGAAAACACGGGCACGAAGCTCCGGAAGGTCGAGATCACCGACATCCGGGACAACACCTACTTCGCGGCCCTCCACCTCGAGAGGGGTGGAGGAGCCTTCGTGCTGGACTCCCGTCCCAGCGACGCGATCGCCCTCGCGCTGCGGTGCGAGGTACCGATCGTCGTCTCGGAAGAGGTGTTCTCGAAGGCGCTGTCGATGGACGAAGGGGAGGCGGCGGAGGGAGAGAAGGACAAGTGGACGGAACTGCTCGAGAAGATGGACCCCGAGCAGTTCAGCAAGTACAAGATGTAG
- a CDS encoding methyltransferase domain-containing protein, which produces MDPNGREPFDSRFKAAVERNFDQSAQAYDLFEGKHHLFETLTQKQLELIEPSRPERILDVGCGTGISTLALHKSLAGRSPHIYAIDISEAMLHQAKERCRKARGVYFVRGDAENLEAYFHEAFDAIFYTASVFLLPRFADSIRQASRLLLPGGVLSISYYSGLFTSEGEDAIRKTFPELRYQYGAFPIHELLACLESLHEYRTTKVDLRFEATREFLFDFLSIPAQSAGLFPKVPYLERIPMVRDLCAVLEAKAGPIYMGWKVLIARK; this is translated from the coding sequence ATGGATCCGAATGGACGCGAGCCTTTCGACAGCCGGTTCAAGGCCGCCGTCGAAAGGAACTTCGACCAGAGCGCGCAGGCGTACGACCTGTTCGAAGGGAAACACCATCTCTTCGAGACGCTTACGCAAAAGCAGCTGGAACTGATCGAGCCGTCGCGCCCGGAACGGATCCTGGACGTGGGATGCGGGACCGGGATATCGACCCTTGCGCTCCACAAGTCGCTCGCGGGCCGATCTCCCCACATTTACGCGATCGACATCAGCGAGGCGATGCTCCACCAGGCGAAGGAGCGATGCCGCAAGGCGAGGGGGGTGTATTTCGTACGCGGGGACGCGGAAAATCTGGAGGCGTATTTCCACGAGGCGTTCGACGCGATCTTCTACACCGCCTCCGTTTTCCTTCTCCCGAGATTCGCCGATTCGATCCGACAGGCGAGCCGGCTGCTTCTTCCGGGAGGGGTTCTTTCCATCAGCTACTATTCCGGATTATTCACGTCGGAAGGGGAGGATGCCATCCGGAAGACATTCCCGGAGTTGAGGTACCAGTACGGGGCATTTCCCATCCACGAACTCCTGGCGTGCCTCGAATCGCTACACGAATACCGGACGACGAAGGTCGACCTGCGTTTCGAGGCGACAAGGGAGTTCCTGTTCGATTTCCTGTCCATTCCGGCGCAGTCGGCGGGACTGTTTCCAAAGGTTCCGTACCTGGAACGCATTCCGATGGTCCGGGATCTGTGCGCGGTGCTGGAAGCGAAGGCCGGGCCGATCTACATGGGGTGGAAGGTGCTGATCGCCCGGAAGTGA
- a CDS encoding diguanylate cyclase, with protein MKSSRILVLQEDAAPDRELRFSVLDHEVRFEYRPPAWLVEGKFDHAPYAAVAAPADGARPGRIGGLTDPRLTGGPVFLYRGDPPIHEIARWVIWGSPSHEGPEGSVADRLLSESLEYYSMASMYQQCLRMMSSQDEEKLLAHITDTFAGELGAENCVIWLTAAEDPDEMMIASVRGVIGIDREGSRFFLSQSEIAESVWKGSPFVVQVGAPEGKGTASGRAGSHLYVPLVHQEKPIGLVKLGDRKDRREYGEREIHMARIIADYAAGALNTIDRLERMEKISLRDPETGAYSAVFLEDYFEKERYKASRFRRPLSVVFLVVENYSFLMEQTRESIVAGALSAMVEAVRKAVRDSDLVARQDANRFCIVLPETDAFGSMLAVRRLRKAVREKSRIHFLGAEFSLQTFFMSATCPRDGKEFHELLRVAEEKFARQQKSPLHRMRLSDRSFWEAFEILVGKPEYYETLRKGEDVPYFLRMRRDLGRNAHFSFPRDNFLRILESVAQDAATSPEDRGIVIAAGPTPEIYKQIFLSFDSAGSARRNIYIVGQSGATRFDAKNLLYVSADDELLKNREVILYLKEGGAYGLFGTDRRGEVEGFNTADEWLVESMLEKVQEMYLLQGNF; from the coding sequence ATGAAGTCATCCCGGATCCTGGTCCTGCAGGAGGACGCCGCCCCCGATCGGGAGCTCCGCTTTTCCGTTCTCGACCACGAGGTGCGTTTCGAGTACCGTCCCCCGGCGTGGCTGGTCGAAGGGAAGTTCGATCACGCCCCGTACGCGGCGGTCGCCGCGCCGGCCGACGGCGCGCGTCCCGGACGGATCGGGGGGCTGACCGACCCGCGCCTGACCGGCGGTCCGGTCTTCCTGTACCGGGGAGACCCCCCCATCCACGAAATCGCGCGGTGGGTCATCTGGGGATCCCCCTCCCACGAGGGCCCGGAAGGTTCGGTGGCGGACCGTCTGCTTTCCGAGAGCCTCGAATACTACTCGATGGCGTCGATGTACCAGCAATGCCTCCGCATGATGTCTTCCCAGGACGAGGAGAAGCTTCTGGCGCACATCACGGACACCTTCGCGGGGGAGCTCGGCGCGGAGAACTGCGTCATCTGGCTGACCGCCGCCGAGGATCCGGACGAGATGATGATCGCCTCGGTGCGGGGAGTCATCGGGATCGACCGGGAAGGTTCCCGCTTCTTCCTGTCCCAGTCGGAAATCGCCGAATCGGTCTGGAAAGGATCTCCCTTCGTGGTCCAGGTCGGGGCACCCGAAGGGAAGGGAACCGCTTCCGGCCGCGCAGGCTCCCACCTGTACGTGCCGCTCGTCCACCAGGAGAAGCCGATCGGCCTCGTGAAACTGGGGGACCGGAAGGATCGGAGGGAGTACGGCGAGCGGGAGATCCACATGGCGCGGATCATCGCGGATTACGCGGCGGGCGCCCTGAACACCATCGACCGGCTCGAGCGGATGGAGAAGATCTCCCTGCGCGACCCGGAGACGGGCGCGTACTCGGCGGTGTTCCTGGAGGACTACTTCGAGAAGGAGCGGTACAAGGCGAGCCGGTTCCGCCGCCCCCTCTCGGTCGTGTTTCTCGTGGTCGAGAACTACTCCTTCCTCATGGAACAGACCCGGGAGAGCATCGTGGCCGGAGCCTTGTCGGCGATGGTCGAAGCGGTGCGGAAGGCGGTTCGCGACTCCGATCTCGTCGCCCGCCAGGATGCGAACCGCTTTTGCATCGTCCTGCCGGAGACCGATGCGTTCGGCTCGATGCTCGCCGTTCGCCGTCTGCGCAAGGCCGTCCGGGAAAAGAGCCGGATCCATTTTCTCGGAGCGGAGTTCTCCCTCCAGACCTTCTTCATGTCGGCGACCTGTCCGCGGGACGGAAAGGAATTCCACGAGCTGCTGCGGGTCGCGGAGGAGAAGTTCGCCCGCCAGCAGAAGAGCCCGCTGCACCGGATGCGGCTGTCCGACCGCTCCTTCTGGGAGGCGTTCGAAATCCTGGTCGGGAAACCGGAATATTACGAGACGCTCCGGAAAGGAGAGGATGTCCCGTACTTCCTGCGGATGCGCAGGGACCTGGGGCGGAACGCCCACTTCAGCTTCCCGCGGGACAATTTCCTGCGGATCCTCGAATCGGTGGCGCAGGACGCCGCGACCAGCCCGGAGGACCGGGGGATCGTGATCGCCGCCGGTCCCACCCCCGAGATCTACAAGCAGATCTTCCTCTCCTTCGACTCCGCGGGGTCCGCCAGGCGGAACATCTACATCGTCGGCCAGTCGGGGGCCACCCGCTTCGACGCGAAGAATCTCCTGTACGTTTCCGCCGACGACGAACTCCTGAAGAACCGGGAGGTCATCCTGTATCTGAAGGAGGGCGGCGCGTACGGACTTTTCGGAACCGACCGGCGCGGGGAAGTGGAAGGCTTCAACACCGCGGACGAGTGGCTCGTCGAGTCGATGCTGGAAAAGGTGCAGGAAATGTACCTGCTGCAGGGGAATTTCTAG
- a CDS encoding tetratricopeptide repeat protein: MAEKIRYTRKDLKGPDEFISTFGRVVEWCKENRAKVTAAVLGIAAVVALGLGTKAYLQWEENKSSRELWPHLNRAREFLLSPAEADPEKMAALEQFLAAHVNVHPSTRAAVYARYYLGSIAFHRGNYGLAASQFRAGSESGKDEGIMKYLLREGVARSLEAKGDYAAAAAAYRAAQGFADAEMKAQSQVGEARTLALSGRKSDAIALYRQLLKDSPETRVRDLVELRLAQLE; the protein is encoded by the coding sequence ATGGCGGAGAAGATCCGGTATACCCGAAAGGACCTGAAGGGTCCCGACGAATTCATCAGCACGTTCGGACGTGTGGTCGAGTGGTGCAAGGAGAACCGCGCGAAGGTCACCGCCGCGGTCCTCGGGATCGCGGCGGTCGTGGCGCTCGGACTCGGCACGAAGGCGTACCTCCAGTGGGAGGAGAACAAGTCCAGCCGCGAACTCTGGCCGCACCTGAACCGTGCCCGGGAGTTCCTGCTTTCCCCCGCGGAGGCGGACCCGGAGAAGATGGCGGCGCTGGAGCAGTTCCTGGCGGCGCACGTCAACGTGCACCCTTCCACACGCGCGGCGGTCTACGCGCGGTACTATCTCGGAAGCATCGCATTCCACCGCGGAAATTACGGGCTTGCCGCGTCGCAGTTCCGGGCAGGTTCGGAATCCGGGAAGGACGAGGGGATCATGAAGTACCTCCTGCGGGAGGGAGTCGCGCGCTCCCTCGAAGCGAAAGGCGACTACGCGGCCGCCGCGGCGGCGTATCGCGCCGCGCAAGGATTCGCCGACGCGGAGATGAAGGCGCAATCGCAGGTAGGGGAGGCCCGCACGCTGGCGCTCTCGGGCAGGAAGTCCGACGCGATCGCGCTGTACCGCCAATTGCTGAAGGATTCGCCCGAGACCAGGGTCCGCGACCTGGTCGAGCTCAGGCTGGCGCAATTGGAATAG